The following coding sequences are from one Panicum hallii strain FIL2 chromosome 5, PHallii_v3.1, whole genome shotgun sequence window:
- the LOC112894984 gene encoding uncharacterized protein LOC112894984, with protein sequence MAAMALDGFTHRTLEVNGIKIHIAEAGDGSAGTVLFLHGFMELWCSWHHQLTSLSRRGYRCLAPDLRGYGGSSAPASPASYTAFHLVGDVVGLLDALSLPQVFVVGQGWGALLAWHLCTFRPERVRALVAMSVAFMPRNPAVRPLDGFRRIYGDGYYLVRMQEPGHMEAEFASMNARFIFKRLLTTRDTGATSLSKEWWGSPEEEIALPPWLSEEYIDHLAAKFDETGFSGAMNFYRCLDLNWELMAPWTAAKVAVPTKFVAGETAMAHKNKAAQEYILNGGLKGDVPGLEEVAVVAGGGHYLHLEKAEEVTEHIYDFIKKF encoded by the exons ATGGCGGCAATGGCGTTGGATGGTTTCACACACCGGACGTTGGAAGTGAACGGCATCAAGATCCACATCGCCGAGGCCGGGGATGGCTCGGCCGGCACCGTCCTCTTCCTGCACGGTTTCATGGAGCTCTGGTGCTCATGGCACCACCAGCTCACGTCCCTCTCCCGGCGCGGCTACCGTTGCCTGGCCCCGGACCTCCGCGGGTACGGTGGCTCCTCTGCCCCGGCCTCCCCGGCCTCCTACACCGCCTTCCACCTCGTCGGCGACGTCGTCGGCCTCCTCGATGCCCTCTCCCTCCCGCAGGTGTTCGTGGTGGGCCAAGGCTGGGGCGCCCTGCTAGCGTGGCACCTCTGCACGTTCCGGCCGGAGCGGGTGCGCGCGCTCGTGGCCATGAGCGTCGCCTTCATGCCGCGCAACCCCGCCGTGAGGCCGCTCGACGGGTTCCGGCGGATTTACGGCGACGGCTACTATCTCGTCCGGATGCAGGAGCCGGGCCACATGGAGGCGGAGTTCGCGAGCATGAACGCCAGATTCATCTTCAAGAGGCTCTTGACGACCCGCGACACCGGCGCGACCTCTCTGTCCAAAGAATGGTGGGGCTCGCCGGAGGAGGAGATCGCGCTACCGCCGTGGCTTTCCGAGGAGTACATCGACCACCTCGCCGCCAAGTTCGACGAGACGGGGTTCTCCGGCGCTATGAACTTCTACCGTTGCCTGGATCT GAACTGGGAGCTGATGGCGCCATGGACGGCGGCCAAGGTGGCGGTGCCGACCAAGTTCGTGGCCGGGGAGACGGCGATGGCCCACAAAAACAAGGCGGCGCAAGAGTACATCCTCAACGGCGGGCTCAAGGGCGACGTGCCTGGgctggaggaggtggcggtggtcgccggcggcgggcacTACCTCCATCTGGAGAAGGCGGAGGAGGTCACCGAGCATATTTACGACTTCATCAAAAAGTTCTGA
- the LOC112895360 gene encoding cytosolic sulfotransferase 12-like → MACIPSKSEAETATNGPPPEDVSSRNLEDLIRTLPTREGWSQPMVLYKNYWCRPHLVGKIMLLQDTFKPRSDDIILATQPKCGTTWLKALAFTITNRSRYSFSDHPLLTSNPQYLVPFIEIPDAGRDHTYLETLPSPRLLSTHLPLSMLPSETSSTGCRIVYLCREPKDAFVSRWHFENKIVKGSSIELEKAFDMFCEGFSPSGPFWDHCLEYWKESLARQDEVLFLKYEEIKSQPEQVVRQLAKFLGVPLTAEEESAGVAQEVVKLCSFENLTSLQVNQTGGVDHGNKIYVENSVFFRKGNVGDWANHMSEEMAEKLDRVIEEKLKGSGLSF, encoded by the coding sequence ATGGCATGCATTCCATCAAAGAGTGAAGCAGAGACTGCCACCAATGGTCCGCCGCCTGAAGATGTTTCATCCAGAAACTTGGAAGATCTCATCCGCACACTGCCAACAAGGGAAGGGTGGTCACAGCCAATGGTTCTATACAAGAACTACTGGTGCAGACCGCACCTGGTCGGCAAGATCATGCTACTCCAGGACACCTTCAAGCCCCGCAGCGACGACATCATCCTCGCTACGCAGCCCAAGTGCGGCACCACCTGGTTGAAAGCCCTCGCCTTCACCATCACCAACCGCTCCCGCTACAGCTTCAGCGACCACCCTCTCCTCACCAGCAACCCTCAGTACCTGGTGCCGTTCATAGAAATCCCTGACGCCGGCAGAGACCACACCTACCTCGAAACACTCCCTTCCCCTAGGCTTCTCTCCACACACCTGCCGTTGTCGATGCTCCCGTCAGAGACAAGCTCGACCGGCTGCCGGATCGTGTACCTGTGCCGGGAGCCCAAAGACGCCTTCGTGTCAAGGTGGCACTTCGAGAACAAAATTGTCAAGGGTTCCAGTATAGAGCTGGAGAAAGCTTTCGACATGTTCTGCGAAGGGTTCTCTCCTTCTGGCCCCTTCTGGGATCACTGCCTCGAGTACTGGAAGGAGAGCCTCGCAAGGCAGGATGAGGTTCTGTTCCTGAAGTACGAAGAGATCAAGTCACAGCCAGAGCAGGTTGTTCGGCAGCTCGCCAAGTTCCTAGGCGTCCCACTCACCGCGGAGGAGGAAAGCGCTGGTGTTGCCCAGGAGGTAGTGAAGCTCTGCAGCTTCGAAAACCTTACTAGCCTGCAGGTTAACCAGACGGGAGGTGTTGACCATGGCAACAAGATTTATGTGGAGAACTCTGTGTTTTTTAGGAAAGGTAATGTAGGGGACTGGGCGAACCACATGAGTGAGGAGATGGCGGAAAAGTTAGACCGTGTCATTGAAGAGAAACTGAAAGGGTCCGGGCTCTCCTTTTGA